From a region of the Thermomicrobium roseum DSM 5159 genome:
- the gcvT gene encoding glycine cleavage system aminomethyltransferase GcvT, whose product MAAKVTPLYERHRSLGARFIEFAGWLMPVQYTGIVDEHLAVRSRAGLFDLGHMGQVVVRGSDAQAFLQWLTPNDVAALRPGRAQYSMLLYPHGGVVDDIMIYRRPDREEYLVVVNAANTEKDVAWLLEHRAERVEWRVEIEDVSASTGMLALQGPRSEAILQRLTPADLSAVQSFDAIVSTVAGVPTLIARTGYTGEDGFELYFPIDHVGDLWDRLLEAGESDGIVPVGLGARDTLRLEACLPLYGNELSAEITPLEAGLGWVVKFDKGPFIGREALERQRQEGPPRRLVGFELVERGGIPRTGYEVRQEGERVGYVTSGTNSPTFGKPIGLALVDRRAAGIGRELSVVIRGRDVRAVQVRTPFYRRPKSSTSHS is encoded by the coding sequence GTGGCAGCGAAAGTTACCCCCTTGTACGAGCGCCATCGTTCCTTGGGAGCTCGCTTCATCGAGTTCGCTGGTTGGTTGATGCCCGTGCAGTACACCGGAATCGTCGACGAGCATCTGGCTGTGCGGAGTCGTGCCGGATTGTTCGATCTCGGCCATATGGGGCAAGTTGTTGTCCGGGGATCCGATGCGCAAGCTTTCCTGCAGTGGCTCACTCCCAATGATGTCGCGGCGCTTCGACCGGGGCGGGCTCAGTATTCCATGCTGTTGTATCCGCACGGGGGTGTGGTCGACGATATCATGATCTATCGGCGCCCCGATCGTGAGGAGTACCTCGTCGTCGTCAATGCGGCGAATACCGAAAAGGATGTAGCCTGGTTGCTCGAGCATCGCGCGGAACGCGTGGAATGGCGAGTCGAGATCGAAGATGTGTCCGCCTCGACTGGTATGCTCGCCCTGCAGGGACCGAGGTCGGAAGCAATTCTGCAACGACTGACCCCAGCTGATCTGTCCGCCGTGCAGTCGTTCGACGCGATCGTCTCCACTGTTGCCGGAGTGCCGACCTTGATCGCTCGAACCGGTTACACCGGCGAAGACGGATTCGAGCTGTACTTTCCGATCGACCATGTCGGAGATTTGTGGGATCGCTTGCTGGAAGCTGGGGAATCGGACGGGATCGTACCCGTCGGACTAGGAGCGCGCGATACGCTCCGCCTCGAGGCCTGCTTACCGCTGTATGGCAATGAGCTCTCAGCAGAGATCACGCCGCTGGAGGCTGGTTTGGGCTGGGTTGTCAAGTTCGACAAGGGCCCCTTCATCGGACGGGAGGCGCTGGAGCGTCAGCGGCAGGAAGGGCCACCCCGGCGACTGGTGGGGTTCGAGTTGGTGGAGCGTGGTGGCATTCCGCGTACCGGTTACGAAGTACGGCAGGAGGGCGAGCGTGTCGGTTACGTAACCAGTGGGACGAACTCGCCAACGTTCGGGAAACCGATCGGGCTCGCGCTCGTCGACCGGAGGGCGGCCGGTATCGGCCGTGAGCTGTCCGTGGTGATCCGGGGTAGGGACGTGCGAGCGGTACAGGTGCGAACGCCCTTCTATCGGCGACCCAAGAGCTCGACGTCTCATTCGTAG
- the gcvH gene encoding glycine cleavage system protein GcvH has translation MAEVREGLRYTRTHEWVRVEGDVAVVGVTDFAQSELGDITYLELPEPGTVVKQGESMGVIESVKAASDIYAPVSGEVVEVNRSVVDSPELVNKSPYDEAWLAKIRLSAPEELERLMDAAAYRQFLTETAAMA, from the coding sequence ATGGCTGAAGTACGTGAGGGTTTGCGCTATACGCGGACTCACGAGTGGGTGCGTGTCGAGGGAGACGTGGCAGTCGTTGGCGTGACGGATTTTGCGCAGTCCGAACTCGGGGACATCACCTACCTCGAGCTTCCGGAGCCGGGGACCGTCGTCAAGCAGGGTGAGTCGATGGGAGTGATCGAGTCGGTCAAGGCAGCGTCCGACATCTATGCTCCGGTGTCCGGCGAGGTCGTCGAAGTGAACCGGTCGGTGGTGGACTCGCCGGAGTTGGTGAATAAGAGTCCCTACGACGAGGCATGGCTGGCCAAGATAAGGCTGTCCGCCCCGGAGGAACTGGAGCGATTGATGGATGCAGCGGCGTATCGCCAGTTCTTGACGGAAACTGCAGCGATGGCATAA
- the gcvPA gene encoding aminomethyl-transferring glycine dehydrogenase subunit GcvPA, with protein MVFSPHTADDRARMLQEIGVERLEELFAAIPASYRFPQLDLPPAISEAEIYRELLEWSMQNFSTATTASFLGAGSYNHYVPAVVQQILWRGEFYTAYTPYQPEVSQGTLQAIYEFQSLICLLTGMEVSNASMYDGATALAEGALLCVSPPRGRNKIVVAGTVHPHYRSVLRTYTRGLPVSIVEVPIPETLRLQPNDVAQYLDDATACLVVQYPNFYGRIEDLAGFAERAHAVGARLVVSVYPIALGLLRPPGELGADVVTGEGQCLGIPQSFGGPALGILATRMELVRHLPGRLIGATVDREGKRGFVMVLQTREQHIRREKATSNICTNQGLMALAATVYLSTLGKQGLRKVAELCYHKAHYLAERIADLPAWNVIGDGPFFNEFAVRCPRDPREINAFLLERGIIGGLALGDLVPGQQDLMLLCATELTTREQIDRLVEALREATA; from the coding sequence ATGGTCTTCTCGCCGCACACAGCTGACGATCGGGCGAGAATGCTGCAGGAGATCGGCGTCGAACGACTCGAGGAGTTGTTCGCGGCGATCCCTGCTTCGTATCGCTTTCCCCAACTCGATTTGCCTCCAGCCATCTCGGAAGCGGAGATCTACCGAGAACTTCTCGAGTGGTCGATGCAGAATTTCTCGACTGCGACGACAGCGAGTTTTCTCGGCGCTGGATCGTACAACCACTATGTTCCAGCTGTCGTTCAGCAGATTCTCTGGAGAGGCGAATTCTATACCGCGTACACGCCGTACCAACCTGAGGTATCGCAGGGAACGCTCCAGGCTATCTACGAGTTCCAGTCGCTGATCTGTCTCCTCACTGGGATGGAAGTCAGCAATGCCTCCATGTACGACGGAGCCACGGCGCTCGCCGAGGGGGCACTCTTGTGCGTCTCGCCGCCACGCGGGCGAAACAAGATCGTCGTCGCCGGGACCGTCCATCCTCACTACCGGAGCGTTCTCCGTACCTACACGAGAGGGCTACCGGTCTCCATCGTCGAGGTCCCGATACCGGAGACGCTTCGGCTCCAGCCGAATGATGTGGCGCAGTATCTCGATGATGCAACGGCTTGCCTCGTCGTGCAGTATCCGAACTTCTACGGTCGCATCGAAGATCTCGCTGGCTTCGCCGAGCGAGCGCACGCGGTCGGTGCCCGACTGGTCGTTTCGGTCTATCCGATCGCACTCGGCCTGCTGCGGCCTCCTGGTGAGCTGGGGGCTGATGTCGTGACCGGCGAGGGACAATGCTTGGGAATCCCTCAATCGTTCGGTGGGCCAGCGTTGGGGATTCTGGCAACCCGGATGGAGCTCGTGCGCCATCTCCCGGGTCGGTTGATCGGTGCGACGGTCGACCGGGAGGGGAAACGCGGATTCGTGATGGTGTTGCAGACGCGCGAGCAGCATATCCGACGCGAAAAGGCGACATCGAATATCTGTACGAATCAGGGACTCATGGCCCTGGCGGCGACCGTCTATCTCTCGACGCTTGGAAAGCAGGGTCTGCGCAAAGTCGCTGAGCTCTGTTACCACAAGGCGCATTACCTGGCCGAGCGGATCGCCGACCTTCCCGCTTGGAACGTCATTGGAGATGGTCCCTTCTTCAATGAGTTCGCGGTACGTTGCCCGCGCGATCCACGCGAGATCAACGCGTTCCTCCTCGAACGAGGAATCATCGGCGGGCTCGCACTGGGTGACTTGGTTCCCGGGCAGCAGGACCTGATGCTGTTGTGTGCGACTGAACTGACGACGCGGGAACAGATCGATCGGCTCGTCGAGGCGCTCCGCGAGGCGACCGCCTGA
- the der gene encoding ribosome biogenesis GTPase Der: MPLPQVAIVGRPNVGKSTLFNRLLRQRRAIVEEVPGTTRDRIYGIVEWNDLRFGLFDTGGLLTEEEIERSSERELVEATKAQAELAIAEADLVIFVVDASAGPTAGDWEVADFLRRTDKPILLVANKAESREREFNALQFYELGLGDPIPVSALHGRGIADLLDAIAERLPRREEDGTAEAEAPKIAIVGRPNVGKSALLNAILGQPRQIVSPIPGTTRDAVDTELVWKGQPIVLIDTAGIRRPGRIERGIERYSILRAERAIERSDVAILVVDATEPFTHQDQAVAGKVLDAKKGIVVAINKWDLFEHMEGEGAREAFEEDAREAFHFMPWAPLVFVSALTGKNVEHVVDLALVVVAERSRRIPTAELNQLLREAIAHHPPPTRPGKWVKFYYVTQPEVNPPTFVFFCNRPQLVHFSYKRYLENRIRERYGFLGTPIELVFRERERSAPAWERGKAGRS; the protein is encoded by the coding sequence ATGCCTTTACCGCAGGTGGCGATCGTCGGGCGCCCGAACGTCGGAAAGTCGACGCTGTTCAACCGGCTCCTTCGCCAGCGGCGGGCGATCGTCGAGGAGGTCCCCGGCACGACGCGTGATCGGATCTATGGGATCGTCGAATGGAATGATTTGCGCTTCGGCCTGTTCGATACCGGCGGTCTTCTGACCGAGGAGGAAATCGAGCGCTCCAGCGAACGCGAACTCGTCGAAGCGACGAAGGCACAGGCTGAACTCGCTATCGCAGAGGCCGATCTGGTGATCTTCGTCGTCGATGCCTCAGCGGGACCGACTGCCGGTGACTGGGAGGTCGCCGATTTCCTGCGGCGAACCGATAAGCCGATCCTCCTCGTGGCGAACAAGGCGGAATCGCGAGAACGCGAGTTCAATGCGTTGCAATTCTATGAGCTGGGGCTCGGTGACCCGATTCCCGTGTCGGCGCTCCACGGACGGGGTATCGCTGATCTACTCGACGCGATCGCCGAACGTCTCCCCCGACGTGAAGAGGACGGAACTGCCGAGGCGGAGGCACCGAAGATCGCGATCGTGGGACGGCCGAACGTTGGAAAATCGGCTCTGCTCAATGCGATTCTCGGTCAGCCGCGTCAGATCGTCTCGCCTATTCCTGGCACGACGCGCGATGCGGTGGATACCGAGTTGGTTTGGAAAGGACAGCCGATCGTCCTCATCGACACGGCGGGTATCCGGCGTCCTGGCCGAATCGAACGAGGCATCGAGCGCTACAGCATCCTGCGAGCAGAACGGGCAATCGAGCGGTCAGACGTGGCGATCCTGGTGGTCGACGCGACGGAACCCTTCACGCATCAAGACCAAGCTGTAGCTGGCAAGGTGCTCGATGCCAAGAAGGGAATCGTGGTCGCCATCAACAAGTGGGATCTTTTCGAGCACATGGAGGGGGAGGGAGCGCGCGAAGCGTTCGAGGAGGATGCGCGGGAAGCGTTTCACTTCATGCCCTGGGCTCCGCTCGTCTTCGTTTCGGCATTGACTGGTAAGAATGTCGAGCACGTCGTGGATCTGGCGCTGGTGGTCGTGGCCGAGCGGTCACGGCGTATACCGACAGCAGAACTGAACCAACTATTACGGGAGGCGATTGCCCATCATCCACCCCCGACACGACCGGGGAAGTGGGTCAAGTTCTATTATGTGACGCAGCCGGAAGTGAATCCGCCTACCTTCGTGTTCTTTTGCAATCGTCCGCAGCTCGTTCACTTCTCCTACAAGCGCTATCTCGAAAACCGAATCAGGGAGCGCTACGGTTTTCTCGGCACGCCGATTGAGCTCGTCTTCCGGGAGCGCGAGCGTTCGGCACCTGCGTGGGAGCGTGGCAAGGCTGGTCGATCGTAG
- the glyA gene encoding serine hydroxymethyltransferase, with amino-acid sequence MDERLWEWDFEVAEAIACEERRQSRTIELIASENFTSPAVLAAVGSVLTNKYAEGYPGRRYYGGCECVDRVEELAIQRAKQLFGAPHVNVQPHSGAQANMAAYFAVLQPGDRILGMSLQHGGHLTHGAKVNLSGRWFEVAFYGVDPETERIDYDAVWHIAREIRPKLIISGASAYPRVIDFARLREIADDVGAILMADIAHIAGLVAVGLHPSPIGVAQLVTTTTHKTLRGSRGGMIMCDAEFAEAVDKAVFPGTQGGPLMHVIAGKAVALGEALRPTFRTYIERVLENARVLAETLQAEGFRLVSGGTDNHLLLVDLRSHGLSGRKAERVLDEVGITVNKNTIPNDPKPPTQASGIRLGTPAMTTRGFGPDEMRLTARWIADVLRAPDDESVKARVRAEVAELVSRFPVPGVTIEARTGVDDGTV; translated from the coding sequence ATGGACGAGCGATTGTGGGAGTGGGATTTCGAGGTCGCCGAAGCGATCGCGTGCGAGGAGCGGCGGCAAAGCCGGACGATCGAGCTGATCGCATCGGAGAACTTCACCAGTCCGGCGGTCCTGGCGGCGGTTGGTTCCGTGCTGACCAATAAATATGCGGAAGGGTATCCTGGACGGCGCTATTATGGCGGATGCGAGTGTGTCGATCGTGTGGAGGAACTCGCGATCCAGCGCGCGAAGCAGTTGTTCGGTGCGCCACACGTCAATGTTCAGCCTCATTCGGGCGCACAGGCGAACATGGCTGCTTACTTTGCCGTTTTGCAGCCAGGTGACCGGATCCTCGGGATGAGCCTGCAGCATGGCGGTCATCTGACGCATGGCGCGAAGGTCAATCTCTCAGGTCGATGGTTCGAGGTGGCTTTCTACGGGGTCGATCCGGAGACCGAGCGGATCGATTATGACGCGGTTTGGCATATCGCGCGCGAAATACGACCCAAGCTGATCATTTCCGGAGCGAGTGCGTATCCGCGAGTGATCGACTTTGCACGGTTGCGCGAGATCGCCGACGACGTGGGAGCGATCCTGATGGCCGACATCGCGCACATCGCCGGTCTCGTGGCGGTTGGCTTGCATCCGTCTCCCATCGGTGTCGCCCAGCTCGTCACGACCACGACGCACAAGACGCTGCGGGGATCACGTGGGGGAATGATCATGTGCGATGCGGAATTCGCTGAAGCAGTCGACAAGGCGGTGTTCCCCGGAACACAGGGCGGGCCGCTCATGCATGTCATTGCTGGGAAAGCGGTCGCCTTGGGCGAGGCTTTGCGCCCGACGTTCCGGACCTACATCGAGCGCGTGCTGGAGAATGCGCGGGTGTTGGCGGAAACGTTGCAGGCGGAAGGGTTCCGCCTCGTTTCGGGAGGGACCGACAATCATCTCCTGCTGGTCGACCTTCGCTCGCATGGACTCTCTGGTCGGAAGGCCGAACGGGTGCTAGACGAAGTGGGTATCACCGTCAACAAAAACACGATCCCGAACGACCCGAAACCGCCGACGCAAGCCAGTGGTATCAGGCTGGGGACGCCAGCGATGACGACGCGTGGTTTCGGCCCGGACGAGATGCGCCTGACTGCCCGCTGGATCGCCGACGTGTTGCGTGCACCTGACGACGAATCGGTCAAGGCGCGAGTGCGTGCTGAAGTCGCCGAGCTGGTTTCCCGATTCCCGGTTCCCGGCGTTACCATAGAAGCACGAACTGGCGTCGATGATGGTACTGTTTGA
- a CDS encoding MraY family glycosyltransferase — MSDTEQATLMTIERAIIAIITALVAAVVCGATIPRVIRVAERFDLLAYPTEARWVHRRPVPRIGGLAIFLGFLSGLAATFALPVDRFPQEIERILLLVLGATIILGAHLYDDLLGLSPLAKLLCQVTGALIVILPRLRGAEHGLVIEQFNSPFGGVVVLPLAIAVPFTLFWIVGMMNTVNFLDGLDGLAGSVTLIAALVMFVHTFFRPAGNPQFTISLLAAALAGSVVGFLLYNWHPARIMMGDSGAMLLGYVLAVLSIIGGAKIATALLVLWVPILDVAWLIVYRLWNGRSPLEADRGHLHHRLLDLGWSQRRIALAFVTISGAFGVLALVMPAPLYKFITLVIGGLVGLVVLSWLARLEPVPYRAEQQQETKASSQ; from the coding sequence TTGAGCGACACGGAACAGGCGACGCTCATGACGATCGAGCGAGCGATCATTGCGATCATCACGGCACTGGTCGCAGCTGTCGTCTGTGGAGCGACGATTCCGCGCGTCATCCGGGTCGCTGAGCGCTTCGATCTCCTCGCCTACCCAACGGAGGCACGCTGGGTCCACCGCCGACCAGTTCCTCGTATCGGGGGCTTGGCGATTTTCTTGGGCTTTTTGAGTGGATTAGCAGCGACATTTGCGCTCCCGGTGGATCGGTTTCCACAGGAGATCGAACGAATTCTCCTTCTGGTATTGGGAGCGACGATCATCTTGGGAGCGCACCTGTACGATGATCTCTTAGGTCTCTCTCCATTAGCGAAACTGCTCTGCCAGGTCACCGGTGCTCTGATCGTTATCTTGCCGCGCTTGCGGGGGGCGGAGCATGGACTGGTTATCGAGCAATTCAATAGTCCGTTCGGCGGTGTGGTCGTGCTGCCTCTCGCGATCGCCGTGCCTTTCACGTTGTTTTGGATCGTCGGTATGATGAATACAGTCAATTTTCTGGACGGGTTGGACGGTCTCGCTGGCTCTGTCACACTGATCGCTGCTCTGGTGATGTTCGTCCACACCTTCTTCCGCCCGGCGGGAAATCCGCAGTTCACGATTTCACTCTTGGCGGCTGCACTGGCTGGGAGTGTGGTTGGTTTCCTCCTCTACAACTGGCATCCCGCGCGGATCATGATGGGTGATTCGGGAGCGATGCTGCTCGGGTACGTGCTGGCGGTCCTGAGCATCATCGGGGGAGCGAAGATCGCCACCGCGCTTCTCGTTTTGTGGGTTCCGATCCTGGATGTCGCCTGGCTAATCGTCTATCGATTGTGGAATGGGCGCTCGCCACTGGAGGCTGACCGGGGACACCTTCACCACAGGTTGCTCGACCTGGGGTGGTCGCAGCGCCGGATCGCCCTGGCTTTCGTCACGATTTCCGGAGCGTTCGGAGTTTTGGCACTGGTGATGCCGGCACCTCTCTATAAGTTCATTACGTTGGTTATCGGTGGACTCGTGGGGCTCGTCGTGCTTTCCTGGCTCGCACGCCTCGAGCCAGTGCCCTATCGAGCGGAGCAACAGCAGGAGACCAAAGCATCGTCACAGTGA
- a CDS encoding FmdB family zinc ribbon protein — protein sequence MPLYEYRCRRCRRRFTKLFRSIATAGDPGPCPHCGGTEVDRLLSRIVVQRRHPERSEPLDRVEWSNEEPEASEFPTSWEDDEGGELPELPDTDDPRELARWTREMSALAGEPLDPALERALRDLERGEDPDRVLERLDEETLLADTAEEDGSSTLEQVD from the coding sequence ATGCCGCTCTATGAGTATCGTTGCCGACGGTGCCGACGTCGATTCACCAAGTTGTTCCGTTCGATCGCCACAGCGGGTGATCCAGGTCCGTGCCCGCACTGTGGCGGGACGGAAGTCGATCGATTGCTCTCGCGTATCGTGGTTCAGCGTCGCCACCCGGAGCGTTCGGAGCCGCTGGATAGGGTCGAATGGAGTAACGAGGAGCCGGAGGCAAGCGAATTCCCCACCAGTTGGGAGGACGACGAAGGCGGTGAGTTGCCGGAATTGCCGGATACGGATGATCCCCGGGAACTCGCACGCTGGACGCGGGAGATGAGCGCGCTCGCCGGCGAACCTCTGGATCCAGCTCTAGAGCGTGCCCTGCGGGATCTCGAGCGTGGGGAGGATCCGGACCGCGTCTTGGAGCGGTTAGACGAAGAGACGCTTCTCGCGGATACCGCCGAGGAAGACGGAAGCAGTACTTTAGAGCAGGTCGATTAG
- a CDS encoding ABC1 kinase family protein, with amino-acid sequence MVAPRLLFPRRMFAHRRRVLEIAGVFSKHGLGWLLDHLGAPIPARLRRTPRGPELPTPVRLRLALEELGPTFIKLGQILSTRDDLLPPDYIAELALLRDRVPPIPAEQIIAEIERSFGRPLGELFATFDPNPLASASIGQVHAATLPTGTSVIVKVRKPGIADMIEEDLALLREIAEFASRHSPLARDYDLVGLLDEFAWTIRSELDYRREGRNADRFRTLLVDRPDIVIPRVFWHRTTETVLTLRRIDGIPIDRIEELDRARIDRHALALQAARFVLDCVLVHGFFHADPHPGNFAVLPDGRLVVYDFGMVGRVDTFVRAELADALLAFIRNDFDALIDSLGRLGIIRHEADRPALRRELQHLAERYYGLSLGEYRFGEVIADLSRLMRRWRLTLPPELSLLVKTLSMHEGVGQRLDPSFQPFLVAEPYVRRLLMQRYHPESWLPQVARMLEDSARQAVGFPRRIDRLLRRLEQAELEVTMHLAELPDATQRLSAMVNRLITAILLAAAAISLSLLLNVWHPEWLVRWIGPILFFGLLSIVGASLLLAWQWWRNR; translated from the coding sequence GTGGTAGCACCACGATTGCTCTTTCCGCGTCGAATGTTCGCGCATCGCCGGCGAGTACTCGAGATCGCCGGCGTCTTCTCCAAGCATGGACTGGGGTGGCTGCTCGATCACCTCGGAGCCCCCATTCCTGCCCGACTCCGCCGCACTCCGCGAGGACCAGAGCTCCCAACTCCAGTCCGTCTCCGCCTCGCCCTCGAGGAACTCGGGCCAACCTTCATCAAGCTCGGACAAATCTTGTCGACCCGCGACGATCTCTTGCCACCAGACTACATCGCTGAACTTGCCCTGCTCCGCGATCGTGTTCCCCCGATCCCCGCCGAACAGATCATCGCTGAGATCGAGCGAAGTTTCGGAAGACCGCTCGGCGAACTCTTCGCCACCTTCGATCCGAACCCTCTCGCCTCGGCCTCGATCGGTCAAGTCCATGCAGCGACCTTACCGACCGGGACGAGCGTCATCGTGAAAGTCCGCAAACCGGGCATCGCCGACATGATCGAGGAAGACTTAGCCCTGCTCCGCGAGATCGCCGAGTTCGCCAGTCGGCACAGTCCACTCGCCCGCGACTACGATCTCGTTGGTCTCCTCGACGAGTTCGCCTGGACCATACGCAGCGAACTCGACTACCGGCGAGAAGGACGCAACGCCGATCGCTTCCGGACCCTTCTCGTTGATCGGCCAGATATCGTCATTCCCCGCGTCTTTTGGCACCGCACCACCGAGACGGTTCTCACGCTGCGCCGAATCGATGGTATCCCTATCGATCGCATCGAGGAACTCGACCGCGCTCGCATCGATCGCCACGCACTCGCGCTGCAAGCGGCTCGTTTCGTCCTCGACTGTGTCCTCGTTCATGGCTTCTTTCACGCCGACCCTCATCCTGGCAATTTCGCCGTTCTCCCCGACGGTCGGCTCGTCGTCTACGACTTCGGAATGGTCGGTCGAGTCGATACCTTCGTGCGCGCCGAACTCGCCGATGCGCTGCTGGCCTTCATCCGTAACGACTTCGATGCGCTCATCGATAGCCTGGGGCGACTCGGGATCATCCGGCACGAGGCTGATCGACCAGCACTGCGCCGCGAACTCCAGCATCTCGCCGAACGATACTACGGGCTTTCGCTCGGTGAGTATCGCTTCGGCGAAGTTATCGCCGACCTCTCTCGCTTGATGCGCCGCTGGCGTTTGACGCTTCCCCCCGAACTGAGCCTTCTCGTCAAAACGCTCTCGATGCATGAGGGAGTCGGACAGCGGTTGGATCCCTCTTTTCAACCATTTCTTGTCGCAGAACCGTACGTGCGCCGCTTGCTCATGCAGCGCTATCACCCCGAGTCGTGGCTCCCTCAGGTGGCCCGCATGCTCGAGGACAGTGCGCGCCAAGCAGTCGGATTTCCGCGCCGGATCGATCGCCTTCTTCGCCGACTCGAGCAAGCCGAACTCGAAGTGACCATGCACCTCGCTGAGCTGCCGGACGCGACGCAGCGCTTGAGCGCGATGGTCAACCGGCTTATCACCGCCATCTTGCTCGCGGCAGCAGCGATCAGTTTGAGTCTCTTGCTGAACGTCTGGCATCCCGAGTGGCTCGTCCGTTGGATCGGCCCCATACTCTTCTTCGGTCTTCTCAGTATCGTCGGTGCGAGTCTGCTACTGGCGTGGCAATGGTGGCGGAATCGCTAA
- the htpX gene encoding zinc metalloprotease HtpX: MRRVERWARDPGLTVRMMIVLAGLALLYLFFLSALIWSGVDTATVLVIAVLLALFQFVFSDRLALASVGARILKPGEMPRLQEMVERVAALAGVPRVRVGIIETPVPNAFAIGKRLSSSTVVVTRGLLELLNEEELEAVIAHEIAHVRNRDVLVMTIAGFFVVVAQLVFRFFLWGAGGGSDRRRGNAIALAFVVSLLVWIIGQLLLLALSRYREFVADRMAGIVTGRPLALASALWKIDGRVKRIPRRDLREVEELAAFFIIPPISRESLASLLSTHPPVEERVRRLEQLQRQLEGVR, from the coding sequence ATGCGACGCGTGGAACGCTGGGCACGCGATCCCGGGTTAACGGTGCGCATGATGATCGTGCTCGCCGGTTTGGCCTTGCTCTATCTGTTCTTTCTTTCCGCGCTGATTTGGAGCGGGGTGGATACGGCGACGGTGCTCGTCATCGCCGTGCTCCTGGCGCTGTTCCAGTTCGTCTTCTCTGATCGATTGGCTTTGGCGAGCGTGGGGGCCAGAATCCTGAAACCGGGCGAGATGCCGCGACTTCAAGAGATGGTCGAGCGGGTGGCGGCACTCGCCGGGGTACCACGCGTACGGGTCGGTATCATCGAGACACCGGTGCCGAACGCGTTCGCCATCGGTAAGCGACTCTCCTCGTCGACGGTAGTCGTGACTCGCGGACTCCTCGAACTCTTGAACGAAGAGGAACTCGAGGCCGTCATCGCGCATGAGATCGCGCACGTCCGCAACCGTGACGTGCTCGTCATGACGATCGCTGGGTTTTTCGTCGTTGTGGCTCAGCTCGTCTTTCGCTTCTTCCTGTGGGGAGCGGGCGGGGGCTCGGATCGAAGGCGCGGCAACGCGATCGCCCTGGCTTTCGTCGTCTCTCTGCTGGTCTGGATCATTGGGCAGTTACTGCTTTTGGCGCTCTCGCGCTACCGCGAGTTCGTGGCTGACCGGATGGCTGGGATCGTGACGGGGCGTCCGCTGGCGCTTGCTTCTGCTTTGTGGAAGATCGATGGCCGGGTCAAGCGCATTCCGCGTCGTGATTTGCGCGAAGTAGAGGAGCTGGCTGCGTTCTTCATCATCCCGCCGATCAGTCGCGAAAGCCTGGCATCGCTCTTGTCGACGCATCCGCCGGTGGAGGAGCGTGTTCGCCGCTTGGAGCAGCTGCAGCGGCAACTCGAGGGGGTGCGGTGA
- the pspAB gene encoding PspA-associated protein PspAB — protein MRRFLDILLGRAARPAPAKLEGLLAIASAAITMEAQLGFRPCRMAGMVFKPIESVYFERAQEELEELLRIAVRETQSRFRLSTDSYRYRWVILEDPDFEDLVATIQAASQILTEHGFGEQLLAAVFRFDDQQGQPLFWIYQYKLGAFTPFAPRKGRQRDEALELRLAAVLEHELPIERRPELWYALWDIPFSVTQE, from the coding sequence GTGAGACGATTCCTCGATATTCTGTTGGGACGCGCAGCGCGACCGGCGCCGGCGAAGTTGGAGGGGCTGTTAGCCATCGCGAGCGCTGCGATCACTATGGAGGCGCAGCTCGGCTTCCGGCCATGCCGGATGGCTGGCATGGTCTTCAAGCCGATCGAGTCGGTGTATTTCGAACGAGCGCAGGAAGAATTGGAGGAACTCCTGCGGATCGCTGTGAGGGAAACGCAAAGTCGATTCCGGCTCTCGACCGATTCCTACCGCTACCGCTGGGTCATTCTCGAGGATCCCGACTTCGAGGATCTCGTCGCCACTATCCAGGCGGCAAGCCAGATTTTGACAGAGCATGGCTTTGGGGAACAGCTCTTAGCAGCGGTTTTCCGATTCGACGACCAGCAGGGGCAGCCTCTTTTCTGGATCTATCAGTACAAGCTCGGAGCCTTCACGCCGTTTGCACCGCGGAAAGGTCGGCAGCGAGACGAAGCGCTCGAGCTTCGTCTCGCTGCCGTACTAGAGCACGAGTTGCCGATCGAGCGGAGACCGGAACTTTGGTATGCATTATGGGATATCCCGTTTTCTGTCACCCAGGAATGA
- the pspAA gene encoding PspA-associated protein PspAA: MIVRILTEGQYRIESSLFDRLNALDNAIVEAVAAGDEERFRTLLAELLDQVRRHGIPVSPDEFVESDVILPPPDTTIEEARQLFVGDGLIPG, encoded by the coding sequence GTGATCGTTCGTATCCTCACCGAGGGCCAGTATCGGATCGAAAGTAGCCTCTTCGACCGATTGAATGCGCTGGACAACGCGATCGTGGAAGCGGTAGCCGCTGGGGACGAGGAGCGCTTTCGCACTCTGCTCGCCGAACTCCTCGATCAGGTCCGGCGGCACGGGATTCCTGTCTCCCCGGACGAGTTCGTCGAGTCGGATGTCATTCTGCCGCCACCAGACACGACGATCGAGGAGGCGCGCCAACTCTTCGTTGGCGATGGGCTCATTCCTGGGTGA